attttacaagGATCCAAAACCCCAATAGTATGTTGCTGAAGGATATAGTCTAGGAAAGCCAGCAACCCAACCTCAGCCAAATcactaaagaaaaatcattacAGCACTAGCTAAAAAGAAAAGAAGGCCAAAGCCTTACAGAAGAGAAGACTTAAACAAGAAAGTCCAAGGGTTTTAAAAAGACTCCCTTAACCTTCAACAAAAACCAGGGGATTTTCCAAGCCCAAATATCCCGAACCTTTGGAAACAAAGATCTCAACACCAAAACAACCAGATCCATGAGGATAAGCATTAAGTAACAATCAAGAACaaaggggttttgaaaggctcccaaaACCATGAAAATAAAGCAAAGAGGGTTTTCACAGGCTCCCTCAACCAACAATGCAAGAACCAGTAGATGAAAAAATCACACACAccttctctccacctcaataagagacAAAGCCACCACAATAGGCCAAGAAGAAGAACAAATTGACTACCTAGACAAATCTATCTCTACCAAAGCCCATGGATCCTCTCCATCACCATAGAAGAGCATATCACCTTAAACAGAGGGCCATGAGAACGGGAAAGAGGAGCAAGAGAAACCCTCACCAAGATACAATGAAGAAAATACCAGAGGATCCACTCAAAAGAAACATGCCCCACACACACGAAAATCATCTCCACCTCCAAAGAAAcaacccccacctcaatagggggaTAGAAGAAAAGATCCATCTAAAGGAGGAGCCAAGTCGAATGCAGACCAAATCCAGAGCAGCCGCAACCCACCATCAAAGCCTCAGAACCAACTTCTTCCACAAAAGAtgtctccacctcaaaaggagCCTCCACTAGCTTCACAACCACACAGAGAGAAGAAGGAGGCCACATAATCATCCAAACCCTAAAATTTTCCATCACAACccaatccacctccataggaaggGACACCAACTCCTTAAGAGTAGCAGAAGGAAAAGTCGGAGGAATGACATCAAAagcccacacataaaacatactaGACATAGACCCTTTGGCTTCCAAGAAACAAATATGGCCAAACCAAAGAATAATAATAGAGAAGAACATAGCCACAGGAAAAGATCTGAAGAGAAAAACCTCCAACAAAGGAAGAGGGGAGAACTCCAACCCTCGAGTAGGATAACAGCCCAACACATTGTAGGAGGAGACCAGAAACCCAACCAGAGCATAACCAAGAAGCTTCGAATCCTCACACCACCCAATTTTATAGTATAAGGCTCAAAGAGGATCCTGCCACACAACCGAATCCCTCTCCAACAGTGGAGGAGAAAACCCAAGAACAGAGGCAAAGGGTGCCAAAGCCATCTCCACTAACAACTCGCACCGCAAGCAAAGATTCTCCACTATGTGGGTCATAGGAACCATGTCGAGAACAACCTCCACCGTAATCTCTCCTTATCCATCATTTGTATCATCCACTTCTTCTAATTCCTTCTCCTCACCTGAAACCCTCCCTGCACATCACTTCCCGCTCCATGCGCTTCACTTCTCGCTCACTATCATTTCAAGCTTAAGTTGGTTAATATAATCATGGATATGTTTCAAGATTGCTCTAAGACATTTAAGGCTTTGTAAGGGACCTTTTCTTGTTAGGCTGATAGGTGTAACCTACAATGACAACATTATAGGAGCTCTGTGTAAGAGAAAAAAGCCTATAGTAAACAAAGAGACAAAATGAGCATGTTTCCATTTAgaagatttaatttatttttgttttgacttgatttttatttccaacatATAAAGCAAAATATATTGGCATGTTTCATGTGATTTGATTTTAATAAttacaactttctattttttaattaaaaaaactaatACAATATTTTTTAAAATGGAATAGTGGCCAAATCAAATAATTACCTTAATAATGATATCTATTGACATTTTTTACATAATATTTTTAAAACATAAGCATGCTAGTTTAACGTCAATGACAAGCTAGtccaaataattttcaaatattaaataacTACTAGAGTGTGATAACATAAGCATATTTCTTTATTAAGACATGCACTATTAACAAGAGGAACTTATACTTCaacaaaaataattaatattagtcATGTTATTTAATTATCAAGCCTTCATAATTTTACTCAATCACTAATCTtttgaaatttgaaacaaaaataaaatattataaatattcatATGTCTACAAACATAAACAACTTTAATTATTTTTCTCCCACTAACATCAGAATTATAACATACTAAATAATTAAGAGTTGTCTATTTATATAACTtacttgtattaaaaaaaaaagagaaagacggatttattttattaaaattaaataggTGAACATCGTTTAGATTGTTTAATATTAATGAAATGACTTAGTTCATAAGTTATGTTTAAAAATTTATCTTAGTATTATTATTTGTGCTTACGAATGGAGTTTCCCACTGGGCATATGCTTATGAATtatctatattttttttgtttgtttgtttaagtTTTGGAGTTTGGGGAGAAATGTACCAAAAGATTTTATCTTCCAAATATGATTTCGAAAGTCTTTGTCTGATTTGGGGAAGGGAGTGGTGGGGAAGATGGGCATAGGTAAAATCATCTGGTCTTGTTTCTGTTTACAAATATATCTTGGTCGTTCTCTCAATATAAATAATTAACGAGTTAAATCGTTGGACTCAGTGTACAGAGATAAAATACATGTTCAAGTGGAACATCAGGGTCTGTAACGATAGAACAAAGGTTCTAGGCTTTAAGATTTATTTTTAAGGATCAAGAAAACAGGATTAATAAGAATCTTTTTTAGCAGTCTATTATTTTTAGGACTGCAAATTTAAGAAGGTACGGTGTGAAATTAGAAATTGTCACACCAACTTAAACTTTTTCTATCACTTATCAATCAtttcaagataatttttttttgttattttatattATTACCATGTACATGTTAAATAATATAGTTCATAAGACTACGGCTTCCATAAATTTGAACTGATAACCTATGCTTTATAATGATCTTGAAACTCTCAGCCACACCCACTGAATATTTTTTAGGAAACCACCTCATGAGACCTCACCCTCAGTCTGTATCATACTCTTCCAGCGATTAATTCGTATGGTTTAGACGCCAACAGTTTCTATAGGCAGACGAGTGGCTGCTGTGAAGATGGAGAAATTCGCTGCAGTATTCCCTGAAGGAAGTAATCTGACATCCGTTACGCCATTGAAGATAGTGAATTTTGCAACAAATAACAATACGGGTAGTTCTACCCGTAGCTTCTGCAATTGCACACGGTCGTTCAGTATCTCCGTACCGGTTATCATTTTGGTGTTGCTGGGCTTCTTTTTTTTCATCAGCTTCTTTTGCATCTACGCCCACCGCCGAAGCACCAACTGGGACTACAGAAGACCCCGCCGTAATAATACTATAGAGGTCAATAGTACTATGGAGGACATCAACAGGGAGGCGGCTCGGGGTGTGGAGCGGGTGGTCATCGAGAGCTTCCCCATTTTCAGCTACACTCTGGTGAAGCGCCTCAAATCACAGGCCAACTGCTCCGACTGCGCGGTCTGTCTGCGCGACTTCGCGGAGGATGAGATGCTGCGGTTGCTTCCCAAGTGCAGCCACGCTTTCCATCCAGAGTGCATTGACGGCTGGCTCTTCACTCACACCACGTGCCCTGTGTGCCGGACAAGCCTTATGCTCTCAGACCAAGACATTCCAACGGCTACAGACTTCGGTTTAGTCGAACAGCAATCGCTTCCCGGCGAGGTCACGGTAGTTGTTAACGGAACCGGAGGTATATTTTCAAATGATGAAACGACGAACGAGGCTTCAGGGTGTGATTCGATGGTGTACTCGTTGGTAAGGGTAAGGAAGGAGACGGAGCAGCCGAGTGAGTGGTACATCGCCACAGCGGAGGGTCTCACGCCTGGTTTGCATGGGAGTTGCGGCTTCTTAGGCTCACATCATTTGCATGAGCCATCAGGTTTGAATGCCCTGCCTGCGTGCTCTAAACCAAGCGGCTTTGCCGGTGATGGAGGGCACGGATCAAGATCGGAAAGATGGGGGCGGATTTCTATGAAGCCGGCCTTGGTTTTGAGGACGTTTTCTGAGCGCTTTATGCCTCGAGCTAGAGGTCAAGTTGGTGCTGAGCAGCAGGATAACATGGcttaattgaagaggaagtttagtTGGTTAATGGCAAGAGACGGGAACTAGCGCCCTCAGCTATGCCAATCTTTGCAGCAGTTGTAGTGCTGAATATAGACTTTCCATACACCAGAAAAGTTTACAAGTTGATCCAGACAAAACTAAAAAGCCTGTAAATGGCCTGTTTTGATTTTGCAGCTCTTGTCAAACCAGCCCCGTTGCTTCAAACAAGAGATCTGTAAGTTGTCTAATTACCGTCAACCCTGTCTGTTATGTAAGTTTCTTAACATAGTCATATCATAGGACCAGAAAGAGTATTAATATATTATGTATAACCAGTTGCTCATTATTTCAATCCTTTTTTTCTTAATTTGTTGCTGTAATTAGATACAGAAGATACCGTGTTCGAATCACAAAATAGACATTTAACTTACCCCTTATGGCCAGATACTTGCCCTGGCAATGCCCAAAAGACGAAAGGTTCCTTTTCAATTTCTATTCTAATATTTCGAGATATTTAGAGTTGAATTAAGGATAACGAAGTTGAATTGAGGTTTGATTATAGTAATCGGTGCATGACATGAATTTGCGTAATATTGATGTGGCCGATGGCTTTTTTAAATC
This genomic stretch from Cryptomeria japonica chromosome 8, Sugi_1.0, whole genome shotgun sequence harbors:
- the LOC131032322 gene encoding RING-H2 finger protein ATL64-like; protein product: MEDINREAARGVERVVIESFPIFSYTLVKRLKSQANCSDCAVCLRDFAEDEMLRLLPKCSHAFHPECIDGWLFTHTTCPVCRTSLMLSDQDIPTATDFGLVEQQSLPGEVTVVVNGTGGIFSNDETTNEASGCDSMVYSLVRVRKETEQPSEWYIATAEGLTPGLHGSCGFLGSHHLHEPSGLNALPACSKPSGFAGDGGHGSRSERWGRISMKPALVLRTFSERFMPRARGQVGAEQQDNMA